Proteins from one Brevibacillus humidisoli genomic window:
- a CDS encoding DUF2512 family protein: MNILLKLLLTGMVAIPGLLWSGTSLVFAVLVSLLFGLLSYAIGDLFILPKTNNTFASTADLLLSFSFLWAVSTVFRQPYQLVGLFLTSFVISVVEFFYHDYLQRRGAHHSKHPG, translated from the coding sequence GTGAACATCCTTCTCAAGCTCTTGCTAACCGGAATGGTCGCTATCCCTGGTCTGCTCTGGTCCGGCACCTCCCTGGTCTTTGCCGTACTCGTCAGCCTGCTGTTTGGGCTGCTTTCATACGCCATAGGGGATCTGTTCATCTTGCCAAAAACCAACAATACGTTTGCCAGCACGGCTGATCTGCTGCTCAGTTTCAGCTTCTTATGGGCAGTGAGCACGGTGTTTCGCCAGCCTTACCAGTTGGTCGGTCTGTTCCTTACTTCGTTTGTGATCTCAGTTGTCGAATTCTTCTACCATGATTATCTGCAGCGCCGAGGGGCCCATCATTCCAAGCACCCAGGCTGA
- a CDS encoding Rqc2 family fibronectin-binding protein: MAYDGMVTRAVAAELQQLVGGRISRIYQPHPHDIVLAIRAQGGNHKLLLSANPTYPRLHLTSEDFVNPTEPPMFCMLLRKHCEGGTIEAIRQVDTERIIHMDVKARNELGDMIVKRIIVEIMGRHSNVILTDPESNQILDSAQHVSHSISQYRQVLPGRHYVAPPDQGKSNPLQSTQDQFYRAINWNAGKLDRQIVDVYSGISPLLAKEVLHRAGVPTRENLWHAFNELMSRIKANQYEPTIVHSATKTVFSITTLNHLDGEQHRFESISACPQSYYQEKAMRDVVKQKVSDLIRIVTGEKNKNEKKIEKLEQTLSEAQDADRFRLHGELLAANLHLIQRGDRECTVTNWYDEDQPTITIPLDPLKTPSENMQSYYKRYNKAKNSVKVVNEQIAAAREEISYLEGILVQLEYASLREAEEIREELGEQGYVRNRSRQGTKRKKPDQLELTVYHSSDGIPILVGRNNKQNDYLTNKLAASSDTWLHTKDIPGSHVVVRSRSIPDQTLREAAVLAAYYSKARQGSQVPVDYTLVKHVKKPSGAKPGFCIYENQRTLYVTPDEALVRQLQKNKPAASSQANS, from the coding sequence ATGGCGTACGACGGAATGGTCACACGCGCGGTCGCTGCTGAATTGCAGCAGCTTGTAGGCGGCCGCATCTCACGAATATACCAGCCGCACCCGCACGATATCGTGCTAGCTATACGCGCGCAAGGCGGCAACCACAAACTGCTGCTCTCTGCGAACCCCACTTATCCCCGGCTGCACCTGACAAGCGAGGATTTTGTGAATCCTACAGAACCACCCATGTTCTGCATGTTGCTGAGAAAGCACTGTGAAGGCGGAACCATAGAAGCGATTCGTCAGGTAGATACAGAGCGAATCATTCACATGGACGTGAAGGCACGCAACGAGTTGGGCGATATGATTGTGAAGCGAATCATCGTGGAAATCATGGGTCGTCACAGCAACGTGATCCTGACCGACCCTGAGAGCAACCAGATCCTGGACAGTGCCCAGCACGTATCTCACTCGATCAGCCAGTACCGGCAAGTTCTACCGGGGCGCCATTACGTAGCGCCGCCCGATCAAGGGAAGAGCAACCCGCTTCAGTCCACTCAAGATCAGTTTTACAGGGCAATCAATTGGAACGCCGGTAAACTGGACAGGCAGATCGTCGACGTCTACAGCGGGATCAGCCCGCTTCTGGCCAAAGAGGTGCTGCACCGGGCGGGTGTGCCGACGCGGGAGAACCTATGGCATGCGTTCAACGAACTGATGTCCCGCATCAAAGCAAACCAGTATGAGCCAACGATCGTGCACTCCGCCACCAAAACTGTCTTTTCCATTACGACCCTAAACCACCTCGACGGTGAACAGCATCGTTTTGAATCGATCAGCGCCTGTCCGCAGAGCTACTATCAGGAAAAAGCGATGCGTGACGTCGTCAAACAAAAGGTGTCCGATCTGATCCGGATCGTCACGGGTGAAAAAAACAAAAATGAGAAAAAGATCGAAAAACTGGAACAGACACTGTCTGAGGCACAAGACGCTGACCGGTTCCGCCTGCATGGAGAACTGTTAGCCGCCAATCTGCATCTGATCCAACGTGGAGATCGTGAATGTACGGTCACCAACTGGTACGATGAAGACCAGCCAACCATCACGATCCCGCTTGATCCGTTAAAAACGCCTTCGGAAAACATGCAATCCTACTACAAACGATATAATAAGGCGAAAAACAGTGTGAAGGTCGTGAATGAGCAGATCGCTGCAGCACGGGAGGAGATCAGTTACCTGGAAGGGATACTCGTACAGCTGGAATACGCCTCGTTGCGCGAAGCAGAAGAGATACGGGAGGAACTGGGTGAACAAGGATATGTACGAAACCGCAGTCGACAAGGTACGAAACGGAAAAAACCAGACCAACTGGAGTTAACCGTCTACCACTCCAGTGACGGGATTCCCATTCTCGTTGGTCGCAACAACAAACAAAACGACTATCTGACGAACAAACTGGCCGCCTCCTCCGATACGTGGCTGCATACCAAGGATATTCCGGGTTCGCATGTGGTGGTTCGTTCCCGCAGCATCCCCGACCAGACACTGCGAGAAGCGGCTGTACTTGCCGCTTACTACAGCAAAGCACGTCAGGGAAGTCAAGTGCCCGTCGACTACACGCTTGTCAAACACGTAAAGAAACCGAGCGGGGCCAAACCAGGCTTTTGTATTTACGAAAACCAGCGTACGCTGTACGTGACCCCCGACGAAGCACTGGTACGACAACTGCAAAAAAACAAACCCGCTGCCAGCAGTCAGGCGAATAGCTGA
- a CDS encoding YicC/YloC family endoribonuclease produces the protein MIRSMTGYGRREAEHAHLRLVVEMRAVNHRFCEVVVRLPKSWTALEDQVRKAVLRKVRRGRVEVFVSVEASAGQGGGFSINREVAAAYILAAKDLSEQYVLNDELAVKDLLQLPGVVQTGEEASHTLEEAAEWLLPLVEGAADDLLVMRKTEGSALVGDLRQRLQNIKSWSQQIGEQAAGAVADYRKRLKERLAEWSADIQIDEQRIAQEVLLFADRADISEEATRLASHCQQFAELLDKDEVVGRKLDFLLQEMNREANTIAAKANYLPIQRLAVEMKTELEKMREQVQNVE, from the coding sequence ATGATACGAAGTATGACAGGTTACGGGCGCAGAGAAGCAGAGCATGCACATCTGCGCCTTGTAGTGGAAATGCGGGCAGTCAATCATCGCTTTTGTGAGGTTGTGGTTCGCCTACCGAAAAGTTGGACAGCGTTGGAAGATCAGGTGAGAAAAGCGGTCTTGCGTAAGGTGCGCCGCGGCCGAGTCGAGGTGTTCGTCTCGGTTGAAGCGTCAGCCGGGCAGGGCGGCGGATTCTCAATCAATCGGGAAGTGGCTGCGGCGTATATCCTGGCAGCCAAAGATTTGAGCGAGCAATATGTGCTCAACGACGAACTTGCGGTGAAGGATCTGCTGCAACTGCCAGGTGTCGTACAGACGGGTGAAGAGGCGTCCCATACACTGGAGGAAGCAGCAGAATGGCTGCTGCCGCTGGTGGAAGGGGCGGCGGACGACCTCCTCGTGATGAGGAAAACAGAAGGCAGCGCCTTGGTTGGTGATCTGCGTCAGCGGCTGCAAAACATCAAAAGCTGGAGTCAGCAGATCGGTGAGCAGGCGGCTGGGGCAGTGGCCGATTACCGCAAGCGGTTGAAAGAACGGTTGGCTGAATGGTCGGCTGACATTCAGATTGACGAACAGCGGATTGCTCAGGAAGTGCTGCTGTTTGCTGACCGGGCAGACATTTCTGAAGAAGCAACTCGTCTCGCCAGCCATTGTCAACAATTTGCGGAACTGCTTGACAAAGATGAGGTCGTTGGACGCAAACTAGATTTTTTATTGCAGGAGATGAACCGTGAGGCCAACACGATTGCGGCAAAAGCCAATTATCTGCCGATCCAGCGCCTCGCCGTAGAGATGAAGACCGAACTGGAAAAGATGAGAGAACAAGTACAAAACGTTGAATGA
- the remA gene encoding extracellular matrix/biofilm regulator RemA, with translation MGIKLINIGFGNIVNANRIISIVSPESAPIKRIIQEARDRSMLVDATYGRRTRAVIITDSDHVILSAVQPETVAQRLHTKDDVSDE, from the coding sequence GTGGGAATCAAACTGATTAACATTGGATTTGGCAACATTGTCAACGCGAATCGCATCATCTCCATTGTCAGTCCCGAATCAGCGCCGATCAAACGGATCATCCAGGAAGCGCGTGACCGCAGCATGCTGGTAGACGCGACTTATGGACGCAGGACCCGTGCCGTCATCATTACCGATAGTGATCATGTCATTTTGTCTGCCGTACAACCTGAAACGGTGGCACAACGATTACATACCAAAGACGACGTATCTGATGAATAA
- the gmk gene encoding guanylate kinase: MDNDNGLLLVLSGPSGVGKGTVCTALRQRITDVVYSVSATTRPPRAGEVEGVNYFFKTKQEFKRMIEQDELLEWAEYVGNYYGTPRRFVEETLASGRDVILEIEVQGAMQVKQKFPQGIFLFLAPPDLQELQNRIVGRGTETEESVRKRMDAARAEIELMNQYDYVVVNDEIEQACQRIEAIITAEHLRKERQIHKFRQWMKED; this comes from the coding sequence ATGGACAATGACAACGGTCTGCTGCTGGTCCTCTCCGGCCCTTCCGGAGTAGGCAAAGGAACCGTCTGTACAGCGCTGCGCCAGCGTATTACAGACGTTGTGTACTCAGTCTCAGCGACCACGCGGCCTCCGCGGGCTGGCGAGGTGGAAGGGGTTAACTATTTTTTCAAGACAAAGCAAGAGTTCAAGCGCATGATTGAACAGGACGAGCTGTTGGAATGGGCGGAATACGTAGGCAACTATTACGGGACACCCCGCCGCTTCGTAGAGGAGACACTGGCTAGCGGGAGAGATGTGATCCTTGAGATCGAGGTACAGGGTGCCATGCAGGTAAAACAAAAATTTCCGCAAGGTATCTTTCTGTTCCTCGCCCCGCCAGACTTGCAGGAACTGCAGAACCGGATTGTCGGACGCGGCACCGAGACCGAAGAATCGGTACGCAAACGGATGGATGCCGCCAGGGCAGAAATCGAGTTGATGAACCAATATGATTACGTGGTGGTAAACGACGAGATCGAGCAGGCGTGTCAGCGAATCGAAGCGATTATCACAGCAGAGCATCTGCGAAAAGAAAGGCAAATCCACAAGTTTCGCCAATGGATGAAGGAGGATTGA
- the rpoZ gene encoding DNA-directed RNA polymerase subunit omega, producing the protein MLYPSIDKLTEKMDSKYVLVSVAAKRARQLRENSNVQIEKPKSKKYVGQALEEIITDQLVYIESDSRQ; encoded by the coding sequence ATGTTGTACCCATCGATTGACAAGCTGACCGAGAAAATGGACAGCAAATACGTACTGGTATCTGTCGCAGCCAAGCGTGCCCGTCAACTGCGTGAAAACAGCAACGTACAGATTGAGAAGCCAAAGTCCAAAAAATACGTGGGGCAGGCTTTGGAAGAGATCATCACGGATCAACTGGTCTATATAGAAAGCGATTCCCGTCAGTAA